The bacterium genome contains the following window.
GCGTCTTGGCGTCTTGGCGGTTTATTAAATGTTTTTATAGATCAACGCGAGCAGTAGAGCAGTTATGATTGCGCAGAACAAGCAGCCCGCAAGATCACGCAGGAAATTTGGTGTTTTAAAATGGCGAGTGATTCTAATTCCCGCATATGCCGCCAGACAAACAAGCAGGAAGGGAATCATCTGCAAAACCAGTGGTCCGGTGCACCAGGGACAATTTGGCGGTAATGGATTATGAATGTTGCAGTGAGTCAATCCACCGGACCACAAGAAGCTGCAACCGCATCCGAACATCAATCCACAAAAAGGCAAAAAAAAGATGGATACAAAAGCAAGACTAACGATTTCCGTTTTGAATCTTTGTAAGACTTTGACCATTCATACCATGATACGATGATTTCGAAAGATCCGATGGAGCACGGGCATTATTTTGCGAGCTCGCGACTTCTATCGTCCGAGTGGCATGCCGGGCGCGCACCTCGAGCGCAATCTCTGGTCCAGTTCGGATGACGGTATCCTGCCCGGACTCGCCGGATCGTTGCGAAGGTATGAGTTTGGAATGGTTTTGAGCTGAGGCTTGGCTTCACCCTGCACAATGATTTCTTGACCTTCCCCTGGCGGTCCTGTAAAAGCAGAGGAACTCTGTTCGGATGAGACAGGAAGCCGAGATACTGGAGCATGTGCGGAACATTCAAAAAGACCGGAGCAACCCATGTAAACATCATGGAGTTATCTCTGCTGATCAGCGGCTCAGCTTTGCTGATCAAATCTTCGGCGGTTGTATTTCCGATATGTGATTGCAGGGTCCATGATAATGGATACACTAACTGATGCTCAGAACTAGCTGCGAAGAAAAGATTGAAGGATTTCTGCTGTTTTTTGCTCCGCTTCTTCGGTTCGGCCAGACCGCAACAGTTCCAGGATGTCTGATTCAACCATGCGATGAAACACCTCGGCTCGATTTTGCTGCCCAGGTAACTTTTCCATTACGAAAGCTCGCCATCGATTCATCAAATCGGCCAGCTGCCCATATTCCGGGCCAATCTGACTCTGAATCTCGCGCCTCATTCGCTGAGCTAGAGCCGGGCTGCTTCCTCCTGTTGAGACAGCAATCAATACATTCCCGCGTTCGACAATAGCCGGCGCAAGAAACGAACAGAGCGGAGTTTGATCCACGACATTACAAAACACGCGGCGGTCTTCTGCAATATGTGCGATGCGTTGATTCACTGGTTTATCATCGGTTGCGACAATCACCAACCAGACATCATCGAGATCTCTTCCCTCGAACTCCGCCTGACGATAGCGAATCGCATGCTTCAGCACCATCCGTTTCAGGGCAGTTGTTAAAGTTGGACTGACCACATTTACCCTTGCTCCCGCTTCGAGCAACTGCGCCACTTTGCGCTGCGCAATCTCTCCGCCACCCACAACCAGGACTTGACGGTCCCGCAAGTCTAAAAACGCCGGGTAGTACTTCATACGCTTTTATATATGGAGGCAAAGGCAGAAAGCCGGTGGCTTAGGGAAACCACCTCCCCGATTACAATCAGCGCCGGCTTTTTGATAGGAACATCTGCTACCGTCTCAAGAATGGAGTCTAGCGTGGCAACCCGAAGGCTCTGATCGCGGAGTGTGCCCGACTCGATCACCGCAACGGCCGTAGACGGTGATCGCCCGCCTTGAATCAGCCCAGCAACAATACGCGAGAGATTTTCGACGCCCATATAAACAACAATCGTATCAACCGCCGTGGCGATCCTATTCCACGCCACCGATGAATAACGGCTAGCGCATTCATGGCCGGTAACGAAAGCGACGCTCGAAGCGCAGCTGCGATGCGTCAAAGGGATACCGGCGTAAGCCGGGACAGCATGACCGGCTGAGATTCCCGGCACAACTTCCCATGGGATCCCTGCTTCAGAAAGTGCCACTGCTTCCTCACCACCGCGACCGAAGAGGAATGGATCACCTCCTTTCAATCGAACAACGATCTTTCCCTTTTCCGCGCGCTCGATCATCAGTTGATCCACTTCCGTTTGAGTGAGCCGGCTGCGATCATGCGCGAGACCGATAAAGACTCGCTCCGCATCCGATGAAACATAACGTAACAACTCAGTATTGACCAGTGCATCGTAGATCACCGCATCACATCGTTTGAGCACCTCACAGCCTTTAAGTGTTAGCAGCCCAGGATCACCCGGTCCTGCTCCGACCAGATAGACTTTTCCGCGAGGTTTTGTCGCAATCATAATTCAACAGATAGTTGGTGAATGGAAACGCCATGCCAATCGATGTCCAGAGTGAGCCGGCATTGATCGGTGGTCAGTTCCAGAACGTAAAAACCCGGCACACGAAGCGAAAAAGACAGACTCAAAACCTTCTGATCTTTCAATGCATCGAGTGATTGGTTGAGCTGCTTTAAATGGTCTCGGACTTCGGCGCCCCTTGCTGTACGAAAGTAGAGTCTCAGCAATTGCTGCTCTCCATGCGGTCCATAAGCATCGCGAATCTTGCGTGTCGACAACAGGATTTCCAGGATGTGCTCCAGAGCGGGGATCAATTCCTCAGAGACAGCCAGTTCTTCAAGTCCCTTGAGAAGTTTCCCGTAATTCCCGTATGACTGAGATTCCGCTGACAGGGGGATCATCAATTTTTCGATCTCGCGATCCAGGATCTCTTTATCTTCAGCACTGATATCCAGCATCAATGTTTTTCCTCTTTCTTCAACAAGGACTCTAATTCATGCTCAAATCCGCCCGTCTCAATACTGCAATGCATACCGCATTCTTTGGGCCCATCTTTCTCCCACCACCATCGGCCCGCGCGGGGGTCTTCTCCCGGTTGAACAGCTCGAGTGCAAGGAGCGCAGCCGATGCTCAAGTATCCTTTTTTATAAAGCGGATGTTGCGGCACATCGTATTTCTCGATGTAATCCCGCAGTTCATCCTCCGTCCAATCGGCCAGAGGATTCAGTTTCACGATCGCACCATGATCGTGATCCAACTCGATTTTGCGAATGTTCACGCGCGAAGCCCATTGTTCGCGACGCAGTCCGGTAATCCAGGCATTCAATCCGCTTAGGGCTTTAACCAACGGGCGCACTTTACGAATCTGACAACAAATCAGCCGTGACGTCACATCTTTGTGGAACA
Protein-coding sequences here:
- a CDS encoding phosphoadenylyl-sulfate reductase, whose protein sequence is MTLQTEPVMLDELQVGELSVFYDDQSPEDVIRWGITQFGSKMAIVTSFQAEGMVILDMATRINPYIRVITVDTGRMHEETYAFMDQVRSRYSIRIEVQFPDAEEVEHMVTNRGVNLFHKDVTSRLICCQIRKVRPLVKALSGLNAWITGLRREQWASRVNIRKIELDHDHGAIVKLNPLADWTEDELRDYIEKYDVPQHPLYKKGYLSIGCAPCTRAVQPGEDPRAGRWWWEKDGPKECGMHCSIETGGFEHELESLLKKEEKH
- a CDS encoding bifunctional precorrin-2 dehydrogenase/sirohydrochlorin ferrochelatase → MKYYPAFLDLRDRQVLVVGGGEIAQRKVAQLLEAGARVNVVSPTLTTALKRMVLKHAIRYRQAEFEGRDLDDVWLVIVATDDKPVNQRIAHIAEDRRVFCNVVDQTPLCSFLAPAIVERGNVLIAVSTGGSSPALAQRMRREIQSQIGPEYGQLADLMNRWRAFVMEKLPGQQNRAEVFHRMVESDILELLRSGRTEEAEQKTAEILQSFLRS
- the cobA gene encoding uroporphyrinogen-III C-methyltransferase, with the translated sequence MIATKPRGKVYLVGAGPGDPGLLTLKGCEVLKRCDAVIYDALVNTELLRYVSSDAERVFIGLAHDRSRLTQTEVDQLMIERAEKGKIVVRLKGGDPFLFGRGGEEAVALSEAGIPWEVVPGISAGHAVPAYAGIPLTHRSCASSVAFVTGHECASRYSSVAWNRIATAVDTIVVYMGVENLSRIVAGLIQGGRSPSTAVAVIESGTLRDQSLRVATLDSILETVADVPIKKPALIVIGEVVSLSHRLSAFASIYKSV